A single region of the Accipiter gentilis chromosome 6, bAccGen1.1, whole genome shotgun sequence genome encodes:
- the SSR3 gene encoding translocon-associated protein subunit gamma — MAPKGGPGGRQQSEEDLLLQDFSRNLSAKSSALFFGNAFIVSAIPIWLYWRIWHMDLVQSAVLYSVMTLISTYLVAFAYKNVKFVLKHKVAQKREDAVSKEVTRKLSEADNRKMSRKEKDERILWKKNEVADYEATTFSIFYNNTLFLVLVIIASFFVLKNFNPTVNYILSISASSGLIALLSTGSK; from the exons ATGGCTCCCAagggcggccccggcgggcggcAGCAGTCGGAGGAGGATCTGCTCCTGCAGGACTTCAGCCGCAACCTCTCCGCCAAGTCCTCCGCGCTCTTCTTCGGCAACGCCTTCATCGTCTCCGCTATCCCCATTT ggcTTTATTGGAGGATATGGCATATGGATCTTGTTCAGTCTGCAGTCCTGTATAGCGTAATGACCCTCATCAGTACCTATCTAGTAGCTTTTGCGTATAAGAATGTCAAGTTTGTTCTCAAACACAA AGTAGCACAGAAAAGAGAGGACGCTGTTTCCAAAGAAGTTACTCGCAAGCTGTCTGAGGCAGACAATAGGAAGATGTCTCGTAAGGAGAAGGATGAAAG aattctgtggaagaaaaatgaagttgcagATTATGAAGCAACAACTTTTTCCATCTTCTACAACAATACTCTCTTTCTGGTCTTGGTCATCATTGCTTCATTTTTTGTGCTGAAGAACTTCAACCCTACTGT AAACTATATTCTTTCTATAAGTGCTTCATCTGGACTGATTGCTCTGCTATCTACAGGATCCAAAtag